The sequence TCGCTAAGTCAATATCAGCCAGAAAAATAAAAGCGCCTTATTAAGGCGCTTTTATTATCACTATCGAGTATCTGACTACTGATAAAAATCTTTTGCCAGAGCACGAACAAGCGCATTCGTACCTTGAGTCACTTCACTAAACTTAGTGCCGTTAGGTTTACGGGTGATCACCACAAATACACCGATATTTAATTCAGGAATGGTTGCCATATAAGTATTAAACCCACCGCCACCGCCTGTTTTTTGGTAAATCGCGGGAATACCATTGGCGGGAGCCATATAAACCCATCCTAAACCCACGCCATCAGCACGACCTGCAACATCCATCCCTTCTATTGAAGAGAGCCGATTACGTGGGAAGTAGACTGCCTGCTCTTTACTTGCAGTTGTTTTTCTCATGGCATGATGAGAAGTCAAAAAGCCTTGCATCCAACGTTGCATATCAGCAGGTGTTGAGTACACACCACCACTCCCAGCGGCGGCAATAGTATCAGAGCATGGACTGGGCTTATATCCCACTAATAGCCGTTGACATTGTGCTGGTGTCGGCGTCAATGTGGTATTAGTCATACCGGCGGGCTGAGTGACATATTGCTGTAAAAGTTGAGGGTAACTTTTACCTGATGCTTTTACCAAGGCATCCGCTAATAGATCGTAAGCTAGGTTTGAATAAGCCGCTTGCTCTCCTGCGGTAGCTGTCAGTGTCGCTTTTTTCAGCCAGTTCCAGCGGTCGCCATGCGTTGGCCATATAAAAACAGGTCTTCCCCATTTTCCACCAGGTTGTTCTCGCGGAAAACCACTCGTGTGGCTTGCTAAATGATAAAGACGGATAGGGGATTGAGCGCTGACTAATGGAATGTCGACACCATAGTAGCTGTATTTTTGCAGTGGATCAGTGACTAATAATTTTCCATCCTCTTGTAGTTTTAACATCACTTCGCTTGTCATTAGCTTTGTGATAGAAGCGATGCGGATCAATGAGTTCATGGAGGGGGCGTTGCGACTTTTAGGTGTTGTTGTCCCAAAAGAACGATTCAAGGTTTGAGAGTTATTGATCATGACAATAACCATACCTTGAGGATTACTTTTTTGATAAATCTGTGAAGCGTATTTATCAAACAGTGTTCTTGCATTATTGACATTAGGACTTAATGCCGTAGGCCATTGTGTTAATTCAGGCACACTGTTCTGTTGGTTTAACATGGAAGGCGGTGTCGCTGGTGGTAATGACGAACGTTGGCTACACGCATTCAATGTCAGCAAAGCGACAGGGATCATAAGATATTTTAGAAAATGTTTTTTCATTTTTACTTTCAACAGAAGTCAGTGAGGTGAAAGGAATGCGATCAACATAAACTTATTTATGTTTTAATTTGGTGCCTGTTTTATCGCGCTATTTTTTCTTTATCATTTTTAATACGGCACCTAAGATAATACCAACAAATATGCCTGTTATAATCCAGCCAACAATGCCCATAACACCGCCTTCTAATCAGATTTAAACCAAATTTTGATTATATTATCAGAAATAAGAATGTCTATCAGTGCGAGAGTCAGTTATCAAAAAGTTGGCATTAAATGTGTCAAATTGTCTCTAAGAAAAAGATAGTGAAGAAAAACTGCATCATAAAAAGATATTTTTCTTATATTTTTCCTCTAAAAATGAGGTAAATATTACAGCTAAGTTACAATCTTCCTCTGTTTATACCCGTTTTCAATCCTATTATTAGTTTTTCTTTATTATTAAGTTAAAATGTGTATATCAAGAAAATGTTAATTAACAGTGTTATAGTTTGAGTTACATTGATTTTATAAACTATTATGCTGTTGTTTGTTTTTGAAGTGATTTATATT comes from Proteus vulgaris and encodes:
- the ampH gene encoding D-alanyl-D-alanine-carboxypeptidase/endopeptidase AmpH, translated to MKKHFLKYLMIPVALLTLNACSQRSSLPPATPPSMLNQQNSVPELTQWPTALSPNVNNARTLFDKYASQIYQKSNPQGMVIVMINNSQTLNRSFGTTTPKSRNAPSMNSLIRIASITKLMTSEVMLKLQEDGKLLVTDPLQKYSYYGVDIPLVSAQSPIRLYHLASHTSGFPREQPGGKWGRPVFIWPTHGDRWNWLKKATLTATAGEQAAYSNLAYDLLADALVKASGKSYPQLLQQYVTQPAGMTNTTLTPTPAQCQRLLVGYKPSPCSDTIAAAGSGGVYSTPADMQRWMQGFLTSHHAMRKTTASKEQAVYFPRNRLSSIEGMDVAGRADGVGLGWVYMAPANGIPAIYQKTGGGGGFNTYMATIPELNIGVFVVITRKPNGTKFSEVTQGTNALVRALAKDFYQ